The following are encoded together in the Octopus sinensis linkage group LG15, ASM634580v1, whole genome shotgun sequence genome:
- the LOC115219777 gene encoding aconitate hydratase, mitochondrial, with protein sequence MAYLLRSGLTKRLCTPNMVTQQLRMQSAAASKVAMSKFETSNYIDYDRMKFNVDVVKDRLGRPLTLSEKIVYGHLDKPKEQDIVRGESYLKLRPDRVAMQDATAQMAMLQFISSGLARVAVPSTIHCDHLIEAQIGGEKDLARAKDINKEVYDFLQTAGAKYGVGFWRPGSGIIHQIVLENYAFPGVMIIGTDSHTPNGGGLGGVCVGVGGADAVDVMADIPWELKCPKVIGVELTGKLHGWTSPKDIILKVAGILTVKGGTGAIVEYFGPGVDSISCTGMGTICNMGAEIGATTSIFPYNHRMKDYLVATNRNDIASLADSYRSLLSADKDATYDQLIKINLDELEPHVNGPFTPDRCHSISELGKTAVEMDWPLDVKVGLIGSCTNSSYEDMCRSVSIAKQALEHGLKSKAGFTITPGSEQIRATIERDRLTETLEAIDGCVLANACGPCIGQWDRKDVQKGEKNTIVTSYNRNFTGRNDANPATHAFVASPEIVTALAIAGRLDFNPLTDHLTGANGEQFKFEPPSGDELPNKGFDPGMDTYQAPPSDSSDVSVAVDPESTRLQLLSPFAKWDGEDIKDMLVLIKAKGKCTTDHISAAGKWLKFRGHLDNISNNLLIGAVNYENEKLNCVKNQLTGEYGGVPDTARDYKSKGVFWVVIGDENYGEGSSREHAALEPRHLGGRAIIVKSFARIHETNLKKQGMLPLTFANSADYDKIQPTDRISILGLKTFAPGKPLTCEVKHEDGSTDTFLLHHTFNEGQITWFKAGSALNRMFEVRQGS encoded by the exons aGACTCTGTACTCCTAATATGGTTACACAACAACTTCGTATGCAATCAGCAGCAGCTTCAAAG GTTGCTATGAGCAAATTTGAAACCAGCAATTATATTGACTATGACAGAATGAAATTCAACGTCGATGTCGTTAAGGACAG ACTTGGCAGACCCCTAACACTCTCCGAAAAGATTGTGTATGGACATTTAGACAAACCTAAAGAACag gaTATTGTTCGTGGAGAAAGCTATTTGAAACTCAGACCTGACCGAGTAGCCATGCAAGATGCAACAGCTCAG ATGGCCATGTTGCAGTTTATTTCCAGTGGTTTGGCTCGTGTAGCCGTTCCCAGCACCATTCATTGCGACCACTTAATCGAAGCTCAGATTGGTGGAGAGAAAGATCTGGCTCGGGCAAAA GATATCAACAAAGAGGTCTACGACTTTCTACAGACAGCTGGCGCCAAATATGGCGTAGGATTCTGGAGGCCCGGAAGTGGCATCATTCATCAG ATTGTTCTCGAGAATTATGCTTTTCCAGGTGTAATGATTATTGGAACTGACAGCCACACCCCCAATGGCG GTGGccttggtggtgtgtgtgttggtgttggtggtgctgatgCTGTTGACGTGATGGCGGACATACCCTGGGAGCTGAAATGTCCAAAG GTAATCGGGGTTGAGCTGACTGGGAAATTACACGGTTGGACATCACCAAAGGACATCATCTTGAAGGTTGCTGGCATTTTAACAGTAAAGGGTGGCACAGGTGCCATCGTGGAATATTTTGGCCCTGGTGTAGATTCCATCTCCTGCACTG GAATGGGTACCATCTGCAACATGGGTGCAGAAATTGGTGCGACAACCTCAATTTTCCCATACAACCACCGTATGAAGGACTATCTTGTAGCCACAAACAGAAATG ACATTGCCAGCCTGGCCGATTCTTACAGATCGCTCCTTTCTGCTGACAAAGACGCTACATACGATCAATTGATTAAGATAAACCTGGATGAG TTGGAGCCTCATGTCAACGGCCCCTTTACTCCAGATCGTTGCCACTCTATCTCTGAACTGGGAAAGACTGCAGTGGAAATGGATTGGCCACTTGATGTTAAAGTTG GTTTAATTGGAAGCTGTACCAACAGCAGCTATGAAGACATGTGTCGTTCTGTGAGCATTGCTAAACAAGCTTTGGAACATGGTCTAAAGAGTAAGGCTGGATTCACAATAACTCCTGGTTCTGAACAGATTCGTGCCACAATAGAGCGAGATCGATTG ACGGAGACCCTAGAAGCCATCGATGGATGCGTCCTTGCCAATGCTTGTGGTCCTTGCATTGGTCAGTGGGACAGAAAAGATGTGCAAAAAGGCGAGAAGAACACCATCGTGACGTCTTACAACAGGAACTTCACTGGACGTAACGACGCCAACCCTGCAACCCATGCATTCGTTGCGTCTCCTGAGATAGTCACCGCTCTTGCAATTGCTGGACGCTTGGACTTCAACCCACTTACAGATCATTTGACCGGAGCAAATG gAGAACAATTTAAATTTGAACCTCCCTCTGGAGATGAACTGCCCAACAAAGGATTTGATCCCGGCATGGACACTTACCAAGCTCCTCCTAGTGATAGCTCTGATGTGTCTGTTGCTGTCGACCCTGAGAGCACACGTCTGCAGCTTCTGTCACCCTTCGCAAAATGGGACGGAGAAGATATTAAGGATATGCTTGTCTTGATTAAG GCAAAAGGGAAGTGTACCACTGACCACATCAGTGCTGCTGGTAAATGGTTGAAATTTCGAGGGCATTTGGACAACATCTCCAACAATTTGCTCATTGG TGCTGTTAATTATGAGAATGAAAAGCTGAACTGTGTGAAGAATCAACTGACAGGTGAATATGGAGGTGTACCTGACACTGCACGAGACTATAAG TCAAAAGGCGTATTTTGGGTTGTCATTGGTGATGAAAATTACGGTGAAGGCAGCAGCCGAGAACATGCCGCTCTGGAACCCCGACATTTGGGAGGCAGAGCCATCATTGTCAAAAGTTTCGCTCGGATCCATG aAACAAACTTGAAGAAACAAGGAATGTTGCCATTAACTTTTGCAAACTCCGCCGACTATGACAAAATCCAACCAACTGATCGCATATCGATTTTGGGACTTAAGACTTTTGCCCCTGGAAAG